Proteins from a genomic interval of Lolium perenne isolate Kyuss_39 chromosome 1, Kyuss_2.0, whole genome shotgun sequence:
- the LOC127315788 gene encoding probable membrane-associated kinase regulator 1: protein MGRSRAKDGGAKSFPSPASSSSASSSEFEFTVTLSPASKQRSAAQLCPADDLFYKGQLLPLHLSPRISMVRTLLLSSASTSSASASDSTSTSRDSNGSTSSTFSADCEALLLPDSAPCSSRPSSATDDDRHLNLLRGTASFAGLPPAKRAGNRYLSSFATRFSSVFLHRGGAPPADKKPSGGNKSLAKEVIKKYAKKVKPLYEKLSQMPKSQSNQPQPQPPAQQQQQGFKKPFSFSIRKKRGDDDQAAASPAVAAAEASAGKYAHSNSFSGNLRFPRQKRCAASCPSSMRSSPNHSGLLSFGGAGGVGFPDVPAAAAAAMSGSIGVGHVSLSKSHSSSMEELQSAIEGAIAHCKNTMGGVVYMCPRKGTSSSAAGEICAF, encoded by the coding sequence ATGGGCCGGTCGAGGGCCAAGGACGGGGGCGCCAAGTCGTTCCCGTCGCcggcgtcgtcctcctcggcgtcGTCCTCGGAGTTCGAGTTCACGGTCACGCTGTCGCCGGCCTCGAAGCAGCGGTCGGCGGCGCAGCTGTGCCCCGCGGACGACCTCTTCTACAAGGGCCAGCTCCTGCCGCTGCACCTGTCGCCGCGCATCTCCATGGTGCGCACGCTGCTGCTGTcgtcggcgtccacctcctccgcctccgcctccgactccacctccacctcgcgcGACTCCAACGGCAGCACCTCGTCCACCTTCTCCGCCGACTGCGAGGCCCTCCTGCTCCCGGACTCCGCGCCCTGCTCCTCCCGCCCCAGCTCCGCCACCGACGACGACCGCCACCTCAACCTGCTCCGGGGAACCGCCTCGTTCGCGGGACTCCCACCTGCCAAGCGCGCCGGCAACAGGTACCTCTCGTCCTTCGCCACCCGGTTCTCCTCCGTCTTCCTCCACCGCGGCGGCGCGCCGCCGGCCGACAAGAAGCCGTCCGGCGGCAACAAGTCGCTGGCCAAGGAGGTGATCAAGAAGTACGCCAAGAAGGTGAAGCCGCTGTACGAGAAGCTGTCCCAGATGCCCAAGAGCCAGAGCAACCAGCCTCAGCCGCAGCCTCcggcgcagcagcagcagcagggttTCAAGAAGCCGTTCAGTTTCTCCATCCGGAAGAAGCGGGGCGACGACGACCAGGCTGCCGCATCccccgcggtggcggcggcggaggcgagcgCCGGCAAGTACGCGCACTCCAACTCGTTCTCCGGGAACCTCCGGTTCCCGCGGCAGAAGCGGTGCGCGGCGAGCTGCCCCTCGTCCATGCGGTCCTCGCCGAACCACTCCGGTCTGCTCTCcttcggcggcgcgggcggcgtcgGCTTCCCAGACGTGCCGGCCGCGGCAGCGGCCGCCATGTCGGGCAGCATTGGCGTCGGTCAcgtgtcgctgtcgaagtcgcattCATCGTCGATGGAGGAGCTGCAGAGCGCCATCGAGGGCGCCATCGCGCACTGCAAGAACACAATGGGCGGCGTCGTCTACATGTGCCCGCGCAAGGGGACGTCGTCGTCGGCCGCCGGCGAGATCTGCGCGTTCTGA